From a region of the Lycium ferocissimum isolate CSIRO_LF1 unplaced genomic scaffold, AGI_CSIRO_Lferr_CH_V1 ctg18842, whole genome shotgun sequence genome:
- the LOC132042881 gene encoding uncharacterized protein LOC132042881 — protein sequence MSPVPNTWRFDPSPTKRAQRDEFPLAIRSMGHGCYWSHRAAASNGHKFILVAIDYFTKWVEATSYKFVTKKVVAYFVRNNIICRFGVPESIITNNRANLNSHLMKEICEQFKITHRNSTAYRPQMNGAVEAANKNIKRILRKMIDNYRCWHENLPYALLGYRTTARTSTGETPYLLVHGTEAVIPAEVEIPSLRIIQEAELSDANWVRS from the coding sequence ATGTCACCGGTACCAAATACATGGAGATTTGATCCGAGTCCCACCAAGAGAGCTCAACGTGATGAGTTCCCCTTGGCCATTCGCAGCATGGGGCATGGATGTTATTGGTCCCATCGAGCAGCCGCCTCAAATGGACATAAATTCATTTTGGTTGCCATCGACTATTTTACCAAATGGGTAGAAGCTACCTCGTATAAATTTGTGACAAAGAAGGTAGTGGCATACTTTGTTCGCAACAACATAATATGTCGATTTGGGGTTCCAGAATCCATCATAACGAACAATAGAGCAAATCTGAATAGTCACTTGATGAAGGAGATATGTGAGCAATTCAAGATCACTCATCGCAACTCAACCGCTTATCGACCTCAGATGAATGGAGCAGTGGAGGCCGCCAATAAaaatatcaagaggatattgaGGAAGATGATTGATAACTACAGGTGTTGGCATGAGAATTTGCCTTACGCTTTGTTGGGTTACCGCACAACGGCCCGAACTTCAACTGGGGAAACTCCCTACCTATTGGTACATGGAACAGAAGCAGTGATACCAGCTGAGGTAGAGATACCATCATTAAGAATCATCCAGGAAGCCGAATTGAGCGATGCCAATTGGGTTCGCAGCTGA